One Streptosporangium sp. NBC_01495 DNA window includes the following coding sequences:
- a CDS encoding golvesin C-terminal-like domain-containing protein: MSSLAAPQAAAVPPADPGAQSDLAAPTRPADRPAAVDERRRDALLGGEWRQSDDLAWTTSGDGDGFHILAAEEKDGYAWRTVATLSEPGFEADQWIGNACLTGSGKRLVVVYAPRTFTNKPELSARGGFTAVIDLETGNVRKLAVQTSLAYFNPGCGTGETAVLTQEGVEDQAATRGKTRLLRVDSAKARVSAKVELAGQVTSPVPIEGGVVAADGRRLVLVRDGGERVPLLRTRNVPLRLRADADGGVVFLDHDKDEAVIRRADVRQARELRAAEVTDLARGKLGSIGISAGAGGRVFLTGELTTAAPLPATVDKLAVPASAQASTHGRATLTSVDWASPSDPRTPAASPAAARPVNVSLRVTATGQQVDLTADTQRVTSSQDASGGTRSPALEPADTPAQAAAESPHEPVESERSCSVPRNDPRNQARQPKPRQVEWAVDQAVRGALVNDYGMGSPQGMFPRHGLVGGGFIPAQVMLGVTAQESNMWQASRLAVPGETGNPLIGNYYGLEIYNSTPDDDWDVRWDEADCGYGVTQVTDGMRLAGREKPGERALPYAQQRAVALDFTVNIAAGVRILEDKWNQTANAGMKVNNGDPAKLENWFFALWAYNSGFYPDRGDGFWGVGWANNPINPRYPADRAPFLETGYIDAKNPQRWPYPEKVLGWAGHPLEALESPDTFVVGYRPAWWNGDTTTGPLNRRNVKPPRELFCNSSNYCYPGEKFSNNLNEPAGPCSQSDLRCWFHTSATWKSDCSYSCGNEVLRFDPGYPYQADGTAYPPACGTSGLPSGSLVIDNLPGGTPTPRCGATGASQGSFTFTFGQDSQGNYPSKIDLHQIGGGYAGHYYFGHTRAPDRSSMRIEGTWTLGRALDQPAQILVHLPDHYGYTHRATYHIETAHGTRTRTVSQRVASNQWLSLGAFMFDGVPKVRLSTVLDGAQGEESIAFDAIAVQPVRGTYTEHTVDAVALFDENQNIDSDPISSWFMATPLKNRSELHQWGLRVSGDVTALPTCTSGPDSGCAMPRIKAAMQAWNQQVREAGTDPVDHPPGKAITNWIHLANPYTDRPTSSAKPSWFNNRDDSYKVKASAAVSFVRTDDGAIVDGSQWADYDDRTGNTILPQFVMNTFKAISDDYGIQPPDLTYTIADLNEHDGRFTTVRPNADGVLPGRAYLPVRRPAALVDNGACVAAKSVSGGMIGYRPILGVSDVIDEVRRWRAELWTGGRGIPTSVAQVATEIYLIYFADSGAAETGGSLFNNAPPIWQQLDFKVCADGVVRQNGSAPVLRSSFMPDQYLYHNGQAIDLTGRRTGSAAPVVSGNFQMFSRLPRSVGLWDSAYGACTGSGQVGNPWDLSAPRDAGVNPDNAHLCE; the protein is encoded by the coding sequence ATGTCGTCGCTGGCGGCCCCACAGGCGGCGGCCGTGCCACCCGCTGATCCGGGAGCGCAGTCGGACCTGGCCGCGCCCACCCGCCCGGCCGATCGCCCCGCCGCGGTGGACGAGCGCCGGCGCGACGCGCTGCTGGGCGGCGAGTGGCGCCAATCGGACGACCTGGCCTGGACGACGTCCGGAGACGGCGACGGCTTCCACATCCTGGCCGCCGAAGAAAAGGACGGCTACGCCTGGCGCACGGTGGCGACGCTGTCGGAGCCCGGCTTCGAGGCCGACCAATGGATCGGCAACGCCTGCCTGACCGGCTCGGGCAAGCGTCTCGTCGTGGTCTACGCGCCCAGGACATTCACCAACAAGCCGGAACTATCGGCCCGAGGCGGTTTCACGGCGGTGATCGACCTCGAGACCGGCAACGTGCGCAAGCTAGCGGTACAGACGTCCCTCGCCTACTTCAACCCCGGCTGCGGAACCGGCGAGACGGCCGTGCTCACCCAGGAAGGCGTGGAGGACCAGGCGGCGACCCGCGGCAAAACCCGGCTGCTACGCGTGGACTCCGCCAAAGCCCGGGTGAGCGCCAAGGTCGAACTGGCGGGCCAGGTGACGTCGCCTGTCCCGATCGAGGGTGGCGTGGTGGCCGCCGACGGCCGGCGGCTGGTCCTGGTGCGGGACGGGGGCGAGCGGGTGCCGCTGCTCCGCACCCGCAACGTGCCGCTGCGGCTGCGGGCCGACGCGGACGGCGGCGTCGTCTTCCTAGACCACGACAAGGACGAGGCCGTCATCCGCCGTGCCGATGTCCGACAGGCCCGCGAGCTGCGCGCCGCAGAGGTGACGGACCTGGCGCGGGGGAAACTCGGATCGATCGGCATCTCGGCCGGAGCCGGAGGCCGGGTCTTCCTCACAGGCGAGCTCACCACCGCCGCGCCCCTGCCCGCCACCGTCGACAAGCTCGCGGTACCCGCGAGCGCGCAGGCCAGCACGCATGGCCGGGCCACGCTGACATCGGTGGACTGGGCCAGCCCCAGCGATCCGCGCACGCCAGCCGCCTCGCCCGCCGCCGCCCGTCCGGTCAACGTCTCCCTGAGGGTAACCGCCACCGGCCAGCAGGTAGACCTGACCGCCGACACCCAGCGGGTGACGAGCAGCCAGGACGCCTCGGGCGGTACCCGCAGCCCTGCCCTGGAGCCTGCCGATACGCCGGCGCAGGCGGCAGCCGAGTCGCCCCACGAACCCGTGGAGTCCGAGCGTAGTTGCTCCGTGCCGCGCAACGACCCCCGCAACCAGGCCCGGCAGCCCAAGCCGCGGCAGGTCGAATGGGCCGTTGACCAGGCGGTGCGGGGAGCACTGGTCAACGACTACGGCATGGGCTCGCCACAAGGGATGTTCCCCCGGCACGGGCTGGTGGGCGGCGGCTTCATCCCGGCCCAGGTGATGCTCGGCGTGACCGCGCAGGAGTCCAACATGTGGCAGGCCAGCCGCTTGGCCGTGCCTGGAGAGACCGGCAACCCCCTCATCGGCAACTACTACGGGCTGGAAATCTACAATTCCACCCCCGACGACGACTGGGACGTGCGCTGGGACGAGGCCGACTGCGGTTACGGCGTCACGCAGGTCACCGACGGGATGCGGCTGGCCGGCCGGGAGAAGCCGGGCGAGAGGGCACTGCCGTACGCGCAGCAGCGGGCCGTGGCGCTGGACTTCACCGTCAACATCGCCGCCGGCGTGCGCATTCTGGAGGACAAGTGGAACCAGACAGCGAACGCCGGCATGAAGGTCAACAACGGTGACCCGGCCAAGCTGGAAAACTGGTTCTTCGCGCTGTGGGCCTACAACAGCGGCTTCTACCCCGACAGGGGCGACGGCTTCTGGGGGGTCGGCTGGGCCAACAACCCGATCAACCCCCGCTACCCGGCCGACCGCGCCCCCTTCCTGGAAACCGGCTACATCGACGCCAAGAACCCGCAACGGTGGCCGTACCCGGAGAAGGTGCTGGGCTGGGCCGGCCATCCCCTCGAAGCACTGGAATCACCGGACACCTTCGTCGTTGGCTACCGTCCCGCGTGGTGGAACGGCGATACCACCACCGGCCCGCTGAACCGGCGCAACGTCAAGCCCCCGCGCGAGCTGTTCTGCAACAGCTCCAACTACTGCTATCCCGGCGAAAAGTTCTCCAACAACCTCAACGAGCCCGCCGGGCCGTGCAGCCAAAGCGACCTGCGGTGCTGGTTCCACACCTCGGCGACCTGGAAAAGCGACTGCAGCTACAGCTGCGGGAACGAGGTCTTGCGCTTCGACCCCGGTTACCCCTACCAGGCCGACGGCACCGCCTACCCACCCGCGTGCGGCACGAGCGGGCTGCCCAGCGGCTCTCTGGTGATCGACAACCTGCCCGGCGGAACGCCGACACCCCGCTGCGGCGCCACGGGCGCCAGCCAGGGCAGCTTCACCTTCACCTTCGGGCAGGACAGCCAGGGCAACTATCCGTCCAAGATCGACCTGCATCAGATCGGCGGCGGTTACGCCGGCCACTACTACTTCGGGCACACCCGTGCCCCCGACCGCTCCTCGATGCGGATCGAAGGGACCTGGACACTCGGCAGAGCGCTCGACCAGCCCGCGCAGATCCTCGTCCACCTGCCAGACCACTACGGCTACACCCACCGAGCCACGTACCACATCGAGACCGCCCATGGCACCCGCACTCGCACGGTCTCCCAGCGAGTGGCGAGCAACCAGTGGCTATCGCTCGGCGCGTTCATGTTCGACGGCGTTCCCAAGGTGAGGTTGTCGACAGTGCTCGACGGCGCGCAAGGGGAGGAGTCCATCGCCTTCGACGCGATCGCCGTCCAGCCGGTCAGGGGCACCTACACTGAGCACACCGTGGACGCCGTCGCCCTGTTCGACGAGAACCAGAACATCGACTCCGACCCCATCAGCAGCTGGTTCATGGCCACCCCGCTGAAGAACCGTTCCGAGCTCCACCAATGGGGACTGCGGGTCTCCGGCGACGTGACGGCGCTGCCCACCTGCACTTCCGGACCCGACTCCGGCTGCGCCATGCCGCGGATCAAAGCCGCCATGCAGGCGTGGAACCAGCAAGTCAGGGAGGCGGGCACCGACCCCGTCGACCATCCGCCCGGCAAGGCAATCACCAACTGGATCCACCTCGCCAACCCTTACACCGACCGGCCGACCAGCTCGGCCAAACCATCCTGGTTCAACAACCGTGACGACAGCTACAAGGTCAAGGCAAGTGCCGCCGTCTCCTTCGTCAGGACCGACGACGGCGCCATCGTGGACGGCAGCCAGTGGGCCGACTACGACGACCGCACGGGAAACACCATCCTCCCGCAGTTCGTGATGAACACCTTCAAGGCTATTTCCGACGACTACGGCATCCAGCCTCCGGACCTGACGTATACCATCGCCGACCTCAACGAGCACGACGGCCGGTTCACGACCGTCAGGCCGAACGCCGACGGCGTCCTGCCCGGCCGCGCCTACCTGCCGGTGCGCAGGCCTGCCGCCCTCGTGGACAACGGCGCCTGCGTAGCCGCCAAGTCAGTCTCCGGCGGCATGATCGGGTACCGGCCGATTCTGGGGGTGTCGGACGTCATCGACGAAGTGAGGCGGTGGCGGGCCGAGCTGTGGACCGGCGGGCGCGGAATACCAACCTCGGTCGCGCAGGTGGCCACCGAGATTTACCTCATCTACTTCGCCGATAGCGGAGCCGCCGAGACAGGAGGTTCGCTCTTCAACAACGCCCCGCCCATCTGGCAGCAGCTCGACTTCAAAGTCTGCGCAGACGGCGTGGTCCGACAGAACGGCAGCGCCCCCGTGCTGCGCTCCAGCTTCATGCCCGATCAGTACCTGTACCACAACGGCCAGGCCATCGACCTGACCGGGCGCAGAACGGGCTCGGCCGCCCCGGTCGTCTCCGGGAATTTCCAGATGTTCAGCCGGCTGCCGCGTTCCGTCGGTCTGTGGGACAGCGCCTACGGCGCTTGCACGGGCTCCGGTCAGGTCGGCAACCCCTGGGACCTGTCCGCCCCCCGCGACGCGGGCGTCAACCCGGACAACGCCCACCTGTGCGAGTAG
- a CDS encoding AfsR/SARP family transcriptional regulator: MLTFQILGPMRVLGRGKVVPISAPKQRTVLALLLSRANQVVSADRLVDELWGEQPPASARQTLQSLLSRLKRSLEGAAASGVLIGHPAGYEMALRDPDALDMQMFDDAVIRVRARTATPPGQDLADWIDRALSLWRGAAFGDVPATPLIVAEATRLEEARLQLREIRADLWLADGAYEQVVSEHRVLLAEHPLRERLWEQLMVALYRGGRQTEALQAYSEIRERLDVEIGVEPGSELRRLHRHILSGAAPEPDLGPPPGAASRSTVILPGQLPPDLACFVGRQQQLAGARAKLGQDGHRGGIAIVAVFGMAGVGKTTFALHLAHDLLGHFPDGQLYVDLHAVGSTPLDPAEALLRFLRSVGISGQDVPADPAERAAMYRSVLAGRRMLVVLDNAASESQVEPLLPGGHSCAVLVTSRRKLSGLRGAHQVELGPFTDQEAAELLTAVVDPARTAESGQEVRRLATLCGHHPLSLSICATRLLAKPHWTVAMLVDRLADERSRLAELEYRSTNVRASFNLSYQGLPPVTRRLFCLLGLLRVRDFAAWSAAPLLDVLVREAEEHLELLVENQLLQVMGHDGRGGFRYRFHDLIHLYGKELADSETSSEERLSAMTRVMGAWLALADRAHDASYGANFLLNHGDFPRWPLEPAYRDRLLADPWAWWEAERESLVAIIVQAAEEGLHEACWDLAVTGTTLYGTYGHLNDWQVTHDAALAATRRHGNRRGAAITLSHLAALRIYQRRYDEALDCLAHAMAELRELGDVRAQTLCRIGIGIAERGRGDLHRTLEHFRAASTLLGGDALAQAHVLLQMGQTQLMLGDVVEAVRALRQARAIAREASSGPVEGYVNYWLGMTYLRMCDHEAAERSFSASADLLAPTGDVRAEASALQGLARTHLQAGERDKGCYVLRRAAARAREAPDSGRAARTLAEIAALMSEHGDHGHAADVMDWAIGLCRAVGDGALEARLLTCSADGPETGVYSHRWALSGLTPASRGADRSQGLPT; this comes from the coding sequence TTGCTGACGTTCCAGATTCTCGGCCCGATGCGAGTGTTGGGCCGTGGGAAAGTGGTGCCGATCAGCGCGCCCAAACAGCGTACGGTGCTCGCCCTTCTGCTGAGTAGGGCCAATCAGGTGGTGTCGGCCGATCGGCTGGTGGACGAGCTATGGGGCGAGCAGCCGCCCGCGTCGGCCCGGCAGACCCTGCAGTCCCTCCTGTCCCGGCTCAAGCGGTCACTCGAGGGCGCCGCCGCGAGCGGGGTGCTCATCGGTCACCCGGCCGGATACGAGATGGCGCTGCGCGATCCGGATGCCCTGGATATGCAGATGTTCGACGACGCAGTGATCCGCGTCCGCGCGCGCACGGCCACTCCGCCCGGTCAGGACCTGGCGGATTGGATCGATCGCGCTCTGAGCCTGTGGCGGGGCGCGGCCTTCGGAGACGTCCCAGCGACGCCGCTCATCGTGGCGGAGGCGACGCGGCTGGAGGAGGCCCGGCTGCAATTGCGGGAGATACGGGCCGATCTCTGGCTCGCCGATGGCGCCTATGAGCAGGTTGTCTCGGAGCACCGGGTGCTGCTGGCTGAGCATCCGCTACGCGAACGGTTGTGGGAGCAACTCATGGTCGCGCTCTACCGCGGTGGCCGGCAGACGGAGGCTCTGCAGGCGTACTCGGAGATTCGCGAGCGGCTCGACGTCGAGATCGGCGTCGAGCCGGGGAGCGAGTTGCGGCGCTTGCACCGACACATCCTCAGCGGTGCCGCTCCGGAGCCGGACCTCGGCCCGCCGCCGGGTGCCGCCAGCCGGTCCACCGTCATCCTGCCTGGCCAGTTACCGCCCGACCTGGCTTGTTTCGTCGGGCGGCAGCAGCAGCTCGCGGGGGCGCGCGCGAAACTTGGCCAGGACGGGCACCGCGGCGGTATCGCGATCGTCGCGGTCTTCGGCATGGCGGGGGTCGGAAAGACGACCTTCGCGCTGCATCTCGCCCATGACCTGCTCGGCCACTTTCCCGATGGGCAGCTCTACGTGGACCTGCACGCCGTCGGGTCCACTCCGCTTGATCCGGCGGAGGCGCTGCTGCGCTTCCTGCGTTCGGTGGGCATCTCCGGCCAGGACGTGCCCGCAGACCCAGCGGAGCGAGCCGCGATGTACCGCAGCGTGCTGGCCGGCCGCCGCATGCTGGTGGTGCTGGACAACGCGGCGAGCGAGTCCCAGGTGGAACCGCTGCTGCCCGGCGGCCACTCCTGCGCGGTGCTGGTGACGAGCCGCAGGAAACTCTCGGGGCTGAGGGGCGCGCACCAGGTCGAACTGGGCCCGTTCACGGACCAAGAGGCGGCCGAGTTACTGACGGCCGTCGTCGATCCGGCCCGTACGGCTGAGTCGGGGCAGGAGGTGCGCCGGCTCGCCACCCTGTGTGGGCATCACCCCCTGTCGCTGAGCATCTGCGCCACCCGGCTGTTGGCCAAGCCGCACTGGACGGTGGCGATGCTGGTCGATCGGCTGGCCGATGAGCGCAGCAGGCTCGCGGAGTTGGAGTATCGCTCCACGAACGTGCGCGCCAGCTTCAACCTGAGCTACCAAGGGCTTCCCCCCGTCACACGGCGGCTGTTCTGTCTGCTGGGCTTGCTGCGGGTGCGCGATTTCGCCGCCTGGTCGGCGGCGCCCCTGCTGGACGTCCTGGTACGCGAGGCCGAGGAACACCTGGAGCTGTTGGTGGAAAACCAGCTGCTGCAGGTGATGGGACACGACGGGAGGGGCGGTTTCCGCTACCGCTTCCATGATTTGATCCACCTCTACGGCAAGGAATTGGCCGACTCGGAAACCTCCTCCGAGGAGCGGCTCTCGGCCATGACGCGGGTGATGGGCGCGTGGCTGGCGCTGGCCGACCGCGCGCACGACGCCAGCTACGGAGCGAATTTCCTGCTCAACCACGGCGACTTTCCCCGCTGGCCGCTGGAGCCGGCTTATCGCGACAGGCTGTTGGCCGACCCCTGGGCCTGGTGGGAGGCTGAACGAGAATCGCTAGTCGCCATCATTGTCCAGGCCGCCGAGGAAGGGCTGCACGAGGCGTGCTGGGATCTGGCGGTCACCGGGACGACGCTCTACGGCACGTACGGCCATCTGAACGACTGGCAGGTCACGCACGACGCCGCGCTGGCCGCCACGCGCCGCCACGGAAACCGCCGCGGCGCCGCCATCACCCTAAGCCACCTGGCGGCGCTGCGCATCTACCAGCGACGCTACGACGAGGCGCTGGACTGCCTGGCGCACGCCATGGCGGAACTGCGCGAACTCGGTGATGTGCGGGCGCAGACCCTGTGCCGCATCGGCATCGGTATCGCCGAACGCGGCCGCGGCGATCTGCACCGCACGCTGGAGCACTTCCGCGCGGCCAGCACCCTGCTCGGCGGCGATGCGCTGGCGCAGGCCCACGTGCTGCTGCAGATGGGGCAGACCCAGCTCATGCTGGGTGACGTCGTCGAGGCGGTTCGGGCATTGCGCCAGGCGCGAGCCATCGCGCGCGAAGCCAGCAGCGGGCCCGTCGAGGGCTACGTGAACTACTGGCTGGGCATGACGTACCTGCGCATGTGTGACCACGAGGCGGCGGAACGGTCATTCTCCGCCTCGGCCGACCTCTTGGCGCCCACCGGAGACGTGCGCGCCGAGGCGTCGGCGCTGCAGGGTCTGGCGCGCACCCACCTGCAGGCCGGCGAGCGGGACAAAGGTTGTTACGTGCTGCGCCGGGCCGCCGCCCGGGCGCGGGAGGCGCCGGACAGCGGCCGGGCCGCCCGGACGCTGGCCGAGATCGCCGCGCTGATGTCCGAGCACGGCGACCACGGCCATGCCGCCGACGTCATGGACTGGGCGATCGGCCTGTGCCGGGCCGTCGGCGACGGCGCGCTGGAGGCGCGGCTGCTGACATGCTCCGCCGACGGCCCGGAAACCGGGGTCTACTCGCACAGGTGGGCGTTGTCCGGGTTGACGCCCGCGTCGCGGGGGGCGGACAGGTCCCAGGGGTTGCCGACCTGA
- a CDS encoding aspartate aminotransferase family protein, with amino-acid sequence MTRNLDVSRDLYSTAQQYLAGGVSSDARRTTGVPLYVDHAQGAHLWDVDGNAYIDYVLGQGPALLGHCPPEVVEAISAQAARGMVYSAQHAAEVRVAERLCAMVPSAERVRFNTVGSEAVHAALRLARGFTGRSKILKFEGHYHGWLDPVLYSVHPALELAGPADAPVAVPGTAGQQQGHAEDLILCPWNDLEALTRLMDRHGAEIAAVITEPVLCNTGAILPDLGYLEAVRKLCDRHGSLLVFDEIITGFRLAPGGAQEYLGITPDLSVFGKAMAGGMQVSALVGKASVMDHISTGKVAHAGTFNSQPVGIAAAEATLRILDEQRDEVYGTLFARGSALMEGIRDAAAKAGVPLLVDGPGPVFQTYFTDAEAVRDYRGFAATDRAMMARLHAELLDRGVNMVPRGLWFLSTAHTETDIAATVDAFTGALRAL; translated from the coding sequence ATGACCCGCAATCTGGACGTCAGCCGCGACCTCTACTCCACCGCGCAGCAGTACCTGGCTGGAGGGGTATCCAGCGACGCTCGCCGCACCACCGGCGTCCCGCTCTACGTGGACCACGCGCAGGGCGCGCACCTCTGGGACGTGGACGGCAACGCCTACATCGACTACGTCCTGGGCCAGGGGCCCGCGCTGCTGGGCCACTGCCCGCCCGAGGTGGTCGAGGCCATCTCGGCCCAGGCCGCGCGCGGCATGGTCTACTCGGCCCAGCACGCCGCGGAGGTGCGGGTGGCCGAGCGGCTGTGCGCGATGGTGCCCTCGGCCGAACGGGTCCGCTTCAACACCGTCGGCTCCGAGGCGGTTCACGCCGCCCTCCGGCTCGCGCGCGGTTTCACCGGCCGGTCCAAGATCCTCAAGTTCGAGGGCCACTACCACGGCTGGCTGGACCCCGTCCTCTACAGCGTGCACCCCGCCCTGGAGCTGGCCGGCCCGGCGGACGCGCCCGTCGCGGTCCCCGGTACGGCGGGGCAGCAGCAGGGCCATGCCGAGGACCTCATCCTCTGCCCGTGGAACGACCTCGAGGCCCTGACCCGCCTGATGGACCGGCACGGTGCCGAGATCGCCGCGGTGATCACCGAGCCGGTGCTCTGCAACACCGGGGCGATCCTGCCGGACCTCGGCTACCTCGAAGCCGTACGGAAGCTCTGCGACCGGCACGGCAGCCTGCTCGTCTTCGACGAGATCATCACCGGCTTCCGGCTCGCGCCCGGCGGCGCGCAGGAGTATCTCGGGATCACCCCGGACCTGTCGGTGTTCGGCAAGGCCATGGCCGGCGGCATGCAGGTTTCCGCCCTGGTCGGCAAGGCGTCCGTCATGGACCACATCTCGACGGGGAAGGTCGCCCACGCGGGCACGTTCAACTCCCAGCCCGTCGGCATCGCGGCGGCCGAGGCGACGCTGCGCATCCTCGACGAGCAGCGGGACGAGGTCTACGGCACGCTGTTCGCCCGGGGCTCGGCGCTGATGGAGGGCATCAGGGACGCGGCTGCCAAGGCGGGTGTGCCGCTGCTCGTGGACGGTCCCGGGCCGGTGTTCCAGACCTACTTCACAGACGCCGAGGCCGTGCGTGACTATCGCGGGTTCGCCGCGACCGACCGGGCGATGATGGCTCGGCTGCACGCGGAGCTGCTCGATCGCGGAGTCAACATGGTGCCGCGTGGCCTGTGGTTCCTGTCCACCGCGCACACCGAGACGGACATCGCCGCCACCGTTGACGCCTTCACCGGGGCGCTCCGCGCTCTCTGA
- a CDS encoding proline dehydrogenase family protein, whose amino-acid sequence MLGSLLLGASRLPLVRHAVSGVPLTRKVVDRFVAGETPQEAVEAIRGLAATGLAVTVDHLGEETTDSAAATRTARAYVTLLGALGGLGLGDRAEVSVKLSAVGQALGADGDKIALENARQICEAAGARGANVTLDMEDHTTVDSTLETLRALREDFPSTGVAVQSYLFRSEADCRDLAYEGSRVRLVKGAYAEPASVAHRHKSEVDKAYVRCLRILMSGAGHPMVATHDDRLISITETLADRFARSRGDYEYQMLYGIRADKQQALAGAGHTVRVYVPYGDDWYGYFMRRLAERPANIAFFLRALGGK is encoded by the coding sequence ATGCTCGGTTCTCTCCTTCTCGGCGCGTCCCGGTTGCCGCTGGTGCGGCACGCGGTCTCCGGCGTGCCGCTGACGCGCAAGGTCGTCGATCGCTTCGTCGCGGGCGAGACGCCCCAGGAGGCGGTCGAGGCGATCCGCGGGCTCGCCGCCACCGGTCTGGCCGTCACCGTCGACCATCTGGGCGAGGAGACGACAGACTCCGCGGCGGCCACCCGGACGGCTCGGGCGTACGTCACGCTGCTCGGCGCGCTGGGCGGGCTGGGGCTCGGCGACCGGGCCGAGGTGTCGGTGAAGCTCTCCGCGGTCGGCCAGGCGCTCGGCGCCGACGGCGACAAGATCGCCCTGGAGAACGCGCGGCAGATCTGCGAGGCGGCCGGCGCCCGCGGGGCGAACGTGACCCTCGACATGGAGGACCACACCACGGTCGACTCCACGCTGGAGACCCTGCGGGCCCTGCGCGAGGACTTCCCCTCCACCGGTGTCGCCGTGCAGTCCTACCTTTTCCGCAGCGAGGCCGACTGCCGCGACCTGGCGTACGAGGGGTCGCGGGTCCGCCTGGTCAAGGGCGCCTACGCCGAGCCCGCCTCGGTGGCGCACCGGCACAAGAGCGAGGTCGACAAGGCCTACGTGCGCTGCCTGCGGATCCTCATGTCGGGTGCGGGCCACCCGATGGTGGCGACGCACGACGACCGGCTGATCTCGATCACCGAGACGCTCGCCGACCGGTTCGCCAGGTCCCGGGGCGACTACGAGTACCAGATGCTCTACGGGATCAGGGCCGACAAGCAGCAGGCCCTGGCGGGAGCGGGTCACACCGTGCGTGTCTACGTCCCGTACGGAGACGACTGGTACGGCTACTTCATGCGCCGGCTGGCCGAGCGCCCGGCGAACATCGCCTTCTTTCTTCGTGCCCTTGGAGGCAAGTGA
- the pruA gene encoding L-glutamate gamma-semialdehyde dehydrogenase, producing the protein MDAISAVPAPFNEPALGYAPGSAERAALENRVKELAGAQLDLTMTIGGERRMGGGAPIDVVQPHNHASVLGRMTDANADDVRAAIDASLAAAPAWRALPFDERAAIFLRAADLLAGPYRQTLNGATILGQSKSAQQAEIDAACELIDFLRFNVDFARRLLSDQPVSSPGVWNRMEYRPLEGFVLAITPFNFTAIAANLPSAPALMGNVVVWKPSPTQQFSAHFTMRLLEEAGLPPGVINMVTGNGAAVSEVATTHPELAAIHFTGSTPTFQHLWSTVGANIASYRSYPRLVGETGGKDFVLAHPSADPAALTTALVRGAFEYQGQKCSAASRAYVPRSVWSVIRDELVGTAESLTVGDVAADLSTFMGAVIDERAFAKNRAAIDRARSLDSINVLTGSYDDSTGYFVRPTILESADPTDEIFVKEYFGPILGVHVYDDADFDAVLDQMEGVSPYALTGSIIARDRYAIASASERLRFAAGNLYINDKPTGAVVGQQPFGGGRSSGTNDKAGSILNLTRWVSARTIKETFAPPIVKGPYRGDIPQSGWEQPDLKKFGYSE; encoded by the coding sequence ATGGATGCCATCTCCGCCGTTCCCGCCCCGTTCAACGAGCCGGCGCTCGGTTACGCGCCCGGCAGCGCCGAGCGTGCGGCGCTGGAGAACCGCGTCAAGGAGCTGGCCGGGGCCCAGCTGGACCTGACGATGACGATCGGCGGCGAGCGGCGGATGGGCGGCGGCGCCCCGATCGACGTGGTCCAGCCGCACAACCACGCCTCCGTGCTGGGCCGCATGACGGACGCGAACGCCGACGACGTGCGCGCGGCGATCGACGCCTCGCTGGCGGCGGCGCCCGCGTGGCGCGCCCTGCCGTTCGACGAGCGGGCCGCGATCTTCCTGCGGGCCGCCGACCTGCTGGCCGGCCCCTACCGGCAGACGCTGAACGGCGCGACGATCCTGGGCCAGTCCAAGTCCGCGCAGCAGGCGGAGATCGACGCCGCCTGCGAGCTGATCGACTTCCTGCGCTTCAACGTGGACTTCGCGCGCCGGCTTCTCAGCGACCAGCCGGTCTCGTCGCCCGGCGTGTGGAACCGGATGGAGTACCGGCCGCTGGAGGGCTTCGTCCTGGCGATCACGCCGTTCAACTTCACCGCCATCGCCGCGAACCTGCCGTCGGCCCCGGCCCTGATGGGCAACGTCGTCGTCTGGAAGCCCTCCCCCACCCAGCAGTTCTCCGCGCACTTCACCATGCGCCTGCTGGAGGAGGCGGGGCTCCCGCCGGGCGTCATCAACATGGTGACCGGCAACGGCGCGGCCGTCTCCGAGGTCGCGACGACCCACCCGGAGCTGGCCGCCATCCACTTCACCGGCTCCACGCCCACCTTCCAGCACCTGTGGTCCACGGTCGGCGCCAACATCGCCTCGTACCGGTCCTACCCGCGCCTGGTCGGCGAGACCGGCGGCAAGGACTTCGTGCTGGCCCACCCCTCGGCCGACCCCGCGGCGCTCACCACCGCGCTGGTCCGCGGCGCGTTCGAGTACCAGGGGCAGAAGTGCTCGGCCGCCTCCCGCGCGTACGTGCCGCGCTCGGTCTGGTCGGTGATCCGCGACGAGCTCGTGGGCACCGCCGAGTCGCTGACCGTCGGGGACGTGGCCGCCGACCTGTCGACCTTCATGGGCGCGGTCATCGACGAGCGGGCGTTCGCCAAGAACAGGGCCGCGATCGACCGGGCCCGCTCGCTCGACTCGATCAACGTGCTGACCGGCTCGTACGACGACTCGACCGGCTACTTCGTGAGGCCGACCATCCTGGAGTCGGCCGACCCCACCGACGAGATCTTCGTCAAGGAGTACTTCGGGCCGATCCTCGGCGTGCACGTCTACGACGACGCGGACTTCGACGCGGTCCTTGACCAGATGGAGGGCGTCTCCCCGTACGCGCTGACCGGTTCGATCATCGCCCGGGACCGCTACGCGATCGCCTCGGCGTCGGAGCGGCTGCGCTTCGCGGCGGGCAACCTCTACATCAACGACAAGCCGACCGGCGCGGTCGTCGGCCAGCAGCCCTTCGGCGGGGGCCGCTCGTCGGGTACGAACGACAAGGCCGGGTCGATCCTCAACCTGACCCGCTGGGTCAGCGCCAGGACCATCAAGGAGACCTTCGCCCCGCCGATCGTTAAGGGACCATATAGGGGTGACATTCCCCAGTCCGGCTGGGAGCAGCCTGATCTCAAGAAGTTCGGCTATTCCGAATAG